TTTTCTTTATtgaaaattcttttttttacatatagATTTCTACGGGGACGATCAGATGGAATAGGAATTATGCCTGATGGATAGTGCTACCACAAACTCGATACTGAGGGAATTGAAATATTTCCAGACTCTTAAAAAGATGAATGGAGATATTTTAACAATCGCTGGACGCGATACGGTAATAGTTGGCACTGGACGTGCCATATTTACCTTTCCAAATGGTACACAAGTGACTATCGAGGATGCCTTGCTGTATCCCGATTCTTCACGTACCCTAATCAGTTATCGAGATATCCGTAAGAATGGTTTTCACATTGAAACCCatgaagacaacaaagaagagTTTCTACTCTTCACAAAAGATTATGGATATGGCAAACCAATACTTGAGGAAATTCCTTCTCTGTCGTCTGGATTGTACTATACATACATCAAGCCCGTAGAACATGTTACTTACAAGGTAATTTTCCAGAATGCCGATGCATTCCAAACTTGGCATGATCGCCTAGGCCATCCTGGTATCGGGATGATGAGGAAAATTACTAACACTTCCATTGGTCATGCTTTAAGTGAATCAAAATTTCCACAGTCATCAGATTTCGTGTGCACATCATGCGCCACAGGGAAACTAATTTTGAGGCCTTCGCACCTCAAAATACAAGCTGAACCACTTCAGTTTCTTGAATGCATTCAAGGTGACATTTGTGGTCCCGTTCAACCATTGTCTGGACCATTTAGGTATTTCATGGTTTTGATAGACGCATCTACACGATGGTTGCACGTGTGCCTTTTGTCCACACGAAATCATGCATTTGCCAAGATAATGAGGGAAGTAATTAAATTACAGGCCCGTTATCCAGAAAGTTGAATCAAATCAATTCGCGTGGACAATGCTGTAGAATTCTCCTCCCATGCTttcaatgattattgcatGGCTTTGGGGATTGAAGTTCAGCACTCTGTTCCATATGTCCATACTCAAAACGGTTTGGCTGAATCCCTGATTAAAATGATCAAGCTCATTGCAAGACCTTTGTTAATGAATTGTAGCTTGCCAACCTCTTGTTGGGGTCATGCAGTTTTACACGCTGCTGACTTAATACAATTGTGACCTACTGCATATCACAGTACTTCCCGTCTGCAATTGGTACGTGGGAATCCTCCAAGCATTTCCCATCTGCGTAAATTCGGATGTGCGACGTACATCCCGATCTCACCACCCCAGCGTACATCCATGGGACCACATAGGAAACCGGGGATCTATGTGGGATATAAATCGTCGTCGATCATCAAGTACCTGGAACCCCTTACAGGGGACCTATTCACAGCCCGTCACGCTGATTGTATCTTTAATGAGGAACATTTCCCGGTATTAGGGGGAGATTTCAAGTACCAGAAAGAATTCCCGGAAATTGATTGGAATGCAATTGCCATTTCATCCTCTGATCCACGTACCCAAGAGACTGAACTCCAAGTTCGGAAAATAATTAATTTGCAACATCTTGCAAATAATCTGCCAGATTCGTTTACTGATTTAAAAGGTGTTACGAAATCCTCGAATCCGGCCAGAAATGCGCCCGAACGAGTGGAGGTACCAGCTAAAACCACTCAACTTCCCGTCACTAAAAAGAGGGGGAGTAGTACGGCCTCTGACCAGGAACCTGGTTCTCGCAGGCAGCAAAGGAAAGAGAGGAGAAAATCCTCAAAATCAGTAAATGCAAGTTAATCTAGCATTGACACACACCTAACGGGTAGTACACACCCGGTGGAAGGGCAACCTCCACAACACAACTACAGTTTGCACACACTGGTTGGGACATCAGAACACCCAGACTCACGCGTATTGGGAAATCATGAAGAGTCACCAAGGGTGCAGGAGATATCCACCAACTATATCGATTCTAGAGAATCATTTAACCGTAAGTCCACGATTGTCgacatatatttttctgctACAATTGCTGATACCCTTCTCAATGATCATGATCCAAGGACTATCGTTGAGTGTGAAAAACGCTCCAGCTGGCCTCAATGAAAGGAAGCAATACAAGCAGAACTAGCTTCGCTTAACAAAAGGAAGGTATTCACAGAAGCAATACCTACACCTCCCAATGTTTTCCCCGTGGGATTCAAATAGGTTTTTGTCCGGAAACGGAATGAGAACAATGAGGTGGTGAGATACAAAGCGAGGCTCGTAGCACAGGGTTTCACGCAGAGGCCCGGCAttgatttcaatgaaacatATTCTCCAGTAATGAGTGGTATCACTTTCCGGTACCTTATATCTTTGGCAGTGCAAAATCATCTATCTATGCAGTTGATGGATGTCGTGACCGCATATCTTTACGGGTCACTAGATTCGGACATTTACATGAAGGTTCCCGATGGAATCTCTGTCCCGAATGCAAGCGCAAAACGTAATATGTATTGTGTTAAGCTGAACAAGTCTTTATACAGCTTGAAATAGTCGGGACGGATGTGGTACAACCGACTAAGTGAGTTCCTTCTTCAGAAGGGTTACTCCAACAATGATGATTGTCCGTGTGTCTTCATCAAGAAGTCCTCTTCAGGATTTTGCATCATTTCAGTGTATGTTGATGATCTAAACATCATTGGCAACGCACAAGATATTGATGAAGCACGCAATCATCTAAAGAcagaatttgagatgaaggatttgggtaaaaaaaattgtttgggTCTCCAACTCGAACACCTTCCCTCAGGAATAATGGTACACCAAGCTGCCTATATCCAGAAAATATTGGAGAAATTCAATATGGACAGATCCTACCCATCTAAAACTCCCATGGTGGTTCGTTCTCTAGACATAGAGAAAGATCCGTTCAAGCCAAGGGATGATGGAGAAGAGATGTTGGGATCCGAAGTTCCATATCTCAGTGCCATTGGAGCGCTCATGTACCTTGCAAATTGCACGAGACCTGACCTCGCATTTGCAGTAAATCTACTTGCTAGACACTGCACAGCCCCCACCAAACGCCATTGGGCGGTAGTAAAGAATGTCTTTCGATATCTCCAAGGCATCAAGGATCTTGGCCTATATTTTCAATCCCAGAGAAATCTGGACTCTAATATGATTGGATACACAGATGCTGGATATTTATCTGATCCCCATAATGCAAGATCGCAGACCGGTTTTGTGTTCCTACATAGTGGAACTGCAATTTCATGGAAGTCTTCAAAACAGACTCTGGTTGCAACTTCCACCAATCATTCTGAAATAATCGCATTGTATGAGGCGTCACGTGAATGCGTGTGGCTTTGCAGAATGATAAACCACATACAGATGTCATGTGGAATTGGTTCTATTGAATCACTTACCATTATCTATGAAGATAATGCAGTTTGTGTTGCACAGATGCAAACAGGATACATCAAAAGCAATATCACTAAGCATATTGCTCCTAAATTGTTTTATCCCCATGAACTCCAAAAGAGTGGGGAAATAAACATCTTGCAAGTCAAATCATGCGATAATCTTGCTGACCTATTCACAAAGTCTCTACCAACTGCAACATTCCAGAAATACATTCATGGAATTGGTATGCGACTGCGTGATATGCAAGAATCAGGGGGAGTGTCTTCCTGAATTATTCCTGTTCAGAGCATCATatcacactttttttttctttatgaGTTTACTTTACAGGTTCTCATTAAGGTTTTTAACGAGGTAATATCAACATGAGATTTTGTGCCATACTTTCTGTTTTCCCCATCGGGTGTTTTAGGGAAAGTATACACGGCATAATTATTGTGCTCGATATTCTATGGAGCTTATTCATATTGAGTTAACAGAGGCAATAACCATAATATGTTGTATTattttctccttatttttcCCACAGGGTTTTAAAGGAGTTTTAACGGCATATCCTACATCACTCCTCACATTTTTCCCACAGGGTTTTTGGAGGAGACTTAATCAAAGATGATGGATCATTCCATGCAGTCAAGCAATGATTAGGGGGAGTGTTAAGATTAATTAACAAATATTAATTAAGGAGAATCACTCCTTAACCGTGACATCCCACGATACCTCCAAAAACTGCCGGAAGTTGCCTTTCGGGAGTCTTGCCTCCAGGAGCTGCCATATTTGATCCACTATATATTTGTACAATCAATTATCAATAATATACCGATTCATTCTTGTCTAGTACACAATTTACTTCTAACACCTTCTACAACCTGTCACGACTTCTTGTTTTGGAATACACGTGAGTTACCATAGTACAGACAATTTATAGCAACAGAACATCGGGAAGATACATCCTGGACGAGACGCGGTAGTCCTCAACGCTGGAACTGCGACGGTAAATACGCCTGGAATTACGTTATACTCCGGCGGAGGCCCCCTTCTATCACGCGCTAGGCCAAAGTGAACCAGCGATCGACCCAACACGAATCTGAATTTCTTAAGGCGAAAATTTGAACAGCCGTCAAATCCGTCGGCTCGTCAGCACAACTTGGAGCGCAGCTCAGCCGCGTCCACCTCCTTGGCGCCACTCGACGGCCGGTAGCACCCTGTCACCGGGTCCGGCACCCACGCCGTCTTCTcctccgcagccgccgccgtggccacgTCCTTCTTGGCCGCCATTGTGCGTTTCACCGCGACGGCGGTCCTCTCCTCGGCGCTCCTCCCGGCTCCCTTCGCCAGGGCCGCAGAAACAGAGTATCCCCTACACAAGATCATCAACAAAGAATCATCAGCACAAGTTGGGTTACAGTAAAGCGATAGTACTAGCAGATCAGAAAGATTTCATTCAAGAGAGAATGCATCTCGTATCACGGAAAATCACGGACCTTTGTGCCAGCAGGCTGGCGCAGCGTGATGCAACTCGCTCCATGGGATcaggatctttttttttctccctcttCTCCTGTTTCTCTAAGCTTTCGGCTATGCCTTTGTAAATAAAAACTCTTAACAAATGTGAGATGTGAAGAGAGGAGAGTGCGTGGTGGGCTTGTTATATAGACCGGGAAATTGagagaggcagaggaggcgaACTCAAAGAGCCAAAATGATGGCCACGGAACGTGTCCAAGAGGCAAGGCGGAGATGGCCATACGCTTACCGAATCAAAGGTCGCTCGCCACGTGTAAGCCgggcgccggagccgcacgTCTTAGTTGGGGCGGGCCGACATGCGGGCCCCGAACGGCAGGGACAGAGCATCAAGCTGGGACCCTGGACCAAGACCCCTCTGGTGACTGGATTCCCTTCCCGCGTTGGTTCCCTCCAGTCTCGGGCGGCTGGTGAGGGGAAGGAGGCTTCTTTTCTCCGCGTGTGGATCTTCTCTGGAGTCTCGACACACCATGAACTGTGCTGCTTCTTgatcagttttttcttttcttaatttgCGTGTGGTTGCTGATTGTCTCTGATTGAGTAGTACCTAAATTATAGCAACAGAAAACTCACTAACGAATTGCTACTACCATAATTCATATGAACAGGTGTCTAAAGCCACACACCCACAGCTTCTTGCCGTAATGAATCAAGGCGAGACCGAATCCGTGGCGGGCAAGTTGGCTTGTGCTATCAGGAATCCAtatgaggaggaggcgaggagccACCTTGGCCATGTGTTGTTGACCAATTCGCTCGGCAACGTGTGCACCAGGGGGCAAAAAGCTACAACAGCTTTCGCGTCTCCTCTACACCAGGAACGGAATTTTCGTTCCGCATGGAGCAAGATATTTTGTATTGTTGTGGTCGTCATTCAAAGGTTCGGCGCGCCAACACGGATGGCGCCGCGAAAGGGCAAGGCCAAACCGGCAGGTCCATTCAATGTTGCCTCAAAAGGTTCGGTTGTCACGCTAAGAAATGTATATATGGTAGATGCTGCAATGCAATGAACCTAGCGCATCACAAAAGGCAGTTGTTCTTTGTGAGTGTGCAAGTGTAAAGGTATGCTTTTTCGTTTGGTATATGCATCATGTGACGCCCAAGGAAGAATGTAATTAATTTCGGTTGGATGTTTGTGAGATGAAATGGCCTGGGGCTAGGGAAGTTCCGCGGTTTTGCCCTGATTTATCCACGCGCTTCTTGTTGAACGTAACTAGCTTCCCGTTTGTTTCTTGCCGAGTTTCAGTAagaaaataggaaaaacacTCCCTAAGTTCTATAAATATTGACGCGGCATTGAACTAGAACTAATTCAAAACCGCGTCAAATCTTTATGAAATAGAGGGAATAAGATTGAGTCGTGAAGTATCCTGACAGGCCCTAATAATAcagtattttgttttgacttATGGCCACAGTAAAGTTCCCAGCTAATACAGTCTACCAGAGTACGTACAAGACATCTTCAATCAAACTAAACTTACGCCATATCTGCCGATATATATTAAGAAGCGGTCGAGCCATAAACTCCTACCCAAAACACGGATGAGAGCGCCGAAAAACAGGATATTTACCCATTATTATGCTGCATCATAACGCCACGTACGAAAGCAAATCCCTATCCTTGCTTTTATACAAAGTTGACAATTGCCAAATACTGCTGTGGATAAGCAAGTAGATCATGTCGCTTGCAAGAGAAAATTATGTGCTGCAGCTAGCTCTGCTTAATTATTCCAGAGAAATATCCAAAGAAAGTGACGGCTTAATTAACACAGAGATACATCCACGTATCAGCAATGTCCCCGGCCACCGCCTTAGTTTTGGTAAGGTACTAAATTATTGTTTCACGGCGACGTTTTTTAGGTTATCTACTTATCATTTGTCGCCAATGGAACCCGTACTTGATTGGAGAGTACTCCGACATGAAAAAACAATTCAGACATGGACGACAAAAACCTGACAGAAACTGACGTACGAGATGCATGTACACTTCCGACGACTTGAGAAACCTTCTCCGGCATTGACTTAGCTCGCCGTACGTCCGCATATCACATGCTGGGTGATACCGGCACATTGCTGCGGAATTTAGTATCAAATTATTTGCAAAAATGAATACCAGAACCATGATAATTTTATGAGAAAATACCGTGTGcttaaaaatatttaaaaatgaTTTTGTTATGATTAGAGAAAACATGCTAAAAATGTATACATGAATATCAAACAGTATTTGAGTCAAAACTCTCTGAGCTACATTTGCGTCCCTCAAGTCTCCACCCTATGCCCATGTTCTGGTTGTTGGGTTGTGGCTGACAAATGCTCtactttttttgtttaaactCAGCC
The Brachypodium distachyon strain Bd21 chromosome 2, Brachypodium_distachyon_v3.0, whole genome shotgun sequence genome window above contains:
- the LOC100838172 gene encoding protein SENESCENCE-ASSOCIATED GENE 21, mitochondrial, which gives rise to MERVASRCASLLAQRGYSVSAALAKGAGRSAEERTAVAVKRTMAAKKDVATAAAAEEKTAWVPDPVTGCYRPSSGAKEVDAAELRSKLC